One Etheostoma spectabile isolate EspeVRDwgs_2016 chromosome 12, UIUC_Espe_1.0, whole genome shotgun sequence genomic window carries:
- the LOC116698546 gene encoding cAMP-specific 3',5'-cyclic phosphodiesterase 4B isoform X4, which translates to MPEANYLFSVSWGYIKFKRMLNRELNHLSEMSRSGNQVSEYISNTFLDKQNELELPCPVPKSRERKRRQGQQQQQQQHQQQQQQQQQQQQGGMMTQISGVRKVSHTPSFSGSTSNRFGVKTDQEELLTKDLEDINKWGLNIFKVAEHSHNRPLTCIMYSIFQERDLMRTFKIPTDTFVTFMLTLEGHYHSDVAYHNSLHAADVAQSTHILLSTPALDAVFTDLEILAAIFAAAIHDVDHPGVSNQFLINTNSELALMYNDESVLENHHLAVGFKLLQEDNCDIFQNLTKKQRQTLRRMVIDMVLATDMSKHMSLLANLKTMVETKKVTSSGVLLLDNYTDRMQVLRNMVHCADLSNPTKPLDLYRQWTDRIMDEFFHQGDRERERGMEISPMCDKHTASVERTQVGFIDYIVHPLWETWADLVHPDAQDILDTLEDNRNWYQSMIPESPSPPFYTSDGEGVPPGEEEGGPVGSKFQFELTLDDQDRQCGDEENMMMETTDGVILQDHASDQDGAEMATRDVSPAET; encoded by the exons ATGCCTGAGGCCAACTACCTGTTCTCTGTGTCCTGGGGATACATCAAG TTCAAGAGAATGCTGAACCGGGAGTTAAACCACCTGTCTGAGATGAGTCGCTCAGGCAACCAAGTGTCAGAGTACATCTCCAACACCTTCCTAG ACAAGCAGAATGAGTTGGAGCTTCCATGTCCAGTTCCTAAGTCGAGGGAAAGGAAGAGGAGACagggccagcagcagcagcagcagcagcaccaacagcagcaacagcagcagcagcagcagcagcagggcgGGATGATGACGCAGATCAGTGGGGTGAGGAAGGTCAGCCACACGCCCAGCTTCTCTGGAAGCACCAGCAATCGTTTTGGGGTCAAGACGGACCAGGAGGAACTGCTGACGAAG GACCTGGAGGACATCAACAAATGGGGCCTGAATATCTTCAAAGTGGCTGAGCACTCCCACAACCGCCCGCTGACATGTATCATGTACAGCATCTTTCAG GAGCGAGACCTGATGAGGACTTTCAAGATTCCAACGGACACCTTCGTGACGTTCATGCTGACCTTGGAGGGCCACTATCACTCCGACGTGGCCTACCACAACAGCCTGCACGCCGCTGACGTAGCCCAGTCCACACATATCCTCCTGTCCACTCCCGCACTTGAT GCTGTATTCACAGATCTGGAGATCTTAGCAGCCATTTTTGCTGCAGCCATTCACGACGTGGACCACCCAGGAGTGTCCAACCAGTTCCTCATCAACACCA ATTCCGAGCTGGCTCTGATGTACAACGATGAATCAGTGCTGGAGAACCACCACCTGGCCGTGGGCTTCAAGCTGCTGCAGGAGGACAACTGCGACATCTTCCAAAACCTCACCAAGAAGCAGAGACAGACACTCCGGAGGATGGTCATTGACATG GTATTGGCAACTGACATGTCTAAACACATGAGCCTGCTGGCTAATCTGAAGACGATGGTGGAAACCAAGAAAGTGACTAGCTCTGGAGTCCTGCTGTTGGACAACTACACAGACAGAATGCAG GTTTTGCGTAACATGGTTCACTGTGCAGACCTGAGCAACCCAACCAAGCCTCTGGATTTGTACCGACAGTGGACAGACAGGATTATGGATGAGTTTTTCCaccagggagacagagagagggagagggggatgGAGATCAGTCCGATGTGCGACAAACACACAGCTTCAGTAGAGAGAACACAG GTTGGCTTCATCGATTACATTGTCCACCCTCTGTGGGAGACGTGGGCCGACCTGGTCCACCCTGACGCCCAGGATATCCTGGACACGCTTGAGGACAACAGGAACTGGTACCAGAGCATGATCCCCGAAAGTCCCTCCCCTCCCTTCTATACCAGCGATGGGGAAGGAGTCCCACCTGGGGAAGAGGAGGGTGGACCTGTGGGGAGTAAATTTCAGTTTGAACTGACGCTGGATGACCAGGATAGACAGTGTGGAGATGAGGAGAACATGATGATGGAGACAACTGATGGTGTGATACTCCAAGACCACGCCTCTGATCAGGACGGGGCAGAAATGGCGACACGTGACGTCTCCCCAGCAGAAACATAG